The genomic DNA AAGGCGTCCAAGAAGAAAGGTACGAAGGCGGCAGTGAGTAATGATGGTGAGGATGTTTCAGCGGTTAAACTAGATAGGATTATAGCCATTAAGGAAAAGGAACAACAGACTAAAGATAGGCAAGGAAGAATGAGATTGCTTGAGAGTCTCCTTAACAACCCTAACCTTACACCAGCTCAAGTAGAACTCAGAGACAAGCTAATTGACCAAATGTTGTCCCACACATAGGTTCTTAATCTGTCTCTTTAATACAtgttctgtattttttttgttatgcatACATGTTTGGATTCGACTAGTGTTGGTTATGCATACATGattggatttgttttgtttggtcagTTTCTAATTGGATCCTTTATTATGTTTCAGGTTGTTGGGGTCAAGTTGACATGTGAAGCTCATTGTACGCTAGTGAAGTTGCACAAGACGGAGCATCCGTGAAGGTGGACCTCACGTAGCAGTATTTGGCTTTGAGCATCCGTGAAGGTGGACCGCATGTACTTGTATATTGGCTCTTTCCCtttgtacttttttttagtttataaacTTCACCAGCTCAATCTTTACCCACAAgaacttgcttcttcttctatctctcttttacgtttcaaaatccaaaacatatGAAAACCCTTCTCATTAcccacaaaaaaacatcaaaaagattCAATATTTAAAACGCACAAAAAACCCAAAGAAGATGTCAAATTGgagttcagatgaagaagttgatgaaatgGTGGAGGAGGAAGTTGACAATATAGTGGAGGAGATTCAATACCAATGCACTCACACAGAAGAACCACCATTGCCAGTTTTCAGAAGAGTCCACATTAATAGAGACCGGGAGGGGGGGCCATATACGgttatggaatgattattttagcgaGAACCCGACTTACAATCAAAGTATGTTTCGCCGTCGCTTTAGAATGTACAAACCGTTGTTCCTGCGCATTGTTAGTAGtattgagaatggagttccGTACTTCACACAAAGACGAGATGCAACTGGAAGGCTTGGTCTATCagcacttcaaaaatgtacgGCAGCTATCCGTATGTTGGCATACGGATGTGCAGCAGATGCACTGGATGAATATCTACGTCTGGCTAAAACAACCGCCCACAAATGCCTTGAAAAATTTGTAGACGGAGAGATAAATCTTTTTGGAGACGAGTATCTCAGAAGACCTACATCGGAAGACCTCCAACGATTACTGAATATTGGAGAACATCGCGGTTTCCCCGGAATGGTAGGaagcatagattgtatgcattgggagtggaagaattgtcccacggCATAGAAAGGACAATATGCATGTGGATCTGGAAAACCGACAATCGTACTAGAAGCTGTGGCATCgcaagatttatggatttggcacaCTTTTTTCGGACCACCAGGtacattaaataatataaatgttttggaCCGTTCACTAGTGTTTGATGATATTGTAGAGGGCCGAGCTCCGAGAGTTACCTATGTTGTCAATGGACGAAACTACGTCGACATTTTTTCATGCAAACACACACAACATAATGTCAACACTCTCTTGTCACAGAGTGTGTCGAATGTGGCTTTTATTTATTCATCCGGAGTAAAAAATGAACATAGGGAATGTTTTTCACAACGACATTAGTAAGTACCTTGAGGAATGGATAGAGACAGAGGAGTAGATGTAATATTTTAACCTATGCCAATTTAAGAACTTCTACTTTGGGCATAGTCTTATTGGACAAACTGAGAACGCGATACATCGAGCTGCTTTTGCCAGCCTAAATCTTTCGCTCTCTGTCAAAACTCTCTCGATCACCTTTATGATATTTGCATCCTGCAAAACATTGTAAAANNNNNNNNNNNNNNNNNNNNNNNNNNNNNNNNNNNNNNNNNNNNNNNNNNNNNNNNNNNNNNNNNNNNNNNNNNNNNNNNNNNNNNNNNNNNNNNNNNNNNNNNNNNNNNNNNNNNNNNNNNNNNNNNNNNNNNNNNNNNNNNNNNNNNNNNNNNNNNNNNNNNNNNNNNNNNNNNNNNNNNNNNNNNNNNNNNNNNNNNNNNNNNNNNNNNNNNNNNNNNNNNNNNNNNNNNNNNNNNNNNNNNNNNNNNNNNNNNNNNNNNNNNNNNNNNNNNNNNNNNNNNNNNNNNNNNNNNNNNNNNNNNNNNNNNNNNNNNNNNNNNNNNNNNNNNNNNNNNNNNNNNNNNNNNNNNNNNNNNNNNNNNNNNNNNNNNNNNNNNNNNNNNNNNNNNNNNNNNNNNNNNNNNNNNNNNNNNNNNNNNNNNNNNNNNNNNNNNNNNNNNNNNNNNNNNNNNNNNNNNNNNNNNNNNNNNNNNNNNNNNNNNNNNNNNNNNNNNNNNNNNNNNNNNNNNNNNNNNNNNNNNNNNNNNNNNNNNNNNNNNNNNNNNNNNNNNNNNNNNNNNNNNNNNNNNNNNNNNNNNNNNNNNNNNNNNNNNNNNNNNNNNNNNNNNNNNNNNNNNNNNNNNNNNNNNNNNNNNNNNNNNNNNNNNNNNNNNNNNNNNNNNNNNNNNNNNNNNNNNNNNNNNNNNNNNNNNNNNNNNNNNNNNNNNNNNNNNNNNNNNNNNNNNNNNNNNNNNNNNNNNNNNNNNNNNNNNNNNNNNNNNNNNNNNNNNNNNNNNNNNNNNNNNNNNNNNNNNNNNNNNNNNNNNNNNNNNNNNNNNNNNNNNNNNNNNNNNNNNNNNNNNNNNNNNNNNNNNNNNNNNNNNNNNNNNNNNNNNNNNNNNNNNNNNNNNNNNNNNNNNNNNNNNNNNNNNNNNNNNNNNNNNNNNNNNNNNNNNNNNNNNNNNNNNNNNNNNNNNNNNNNNNNNNNNNNNNNNNNNNNctagattcttcaatattgttggtttcataactttcagaatattgagaattcgagtttgattctttctccaatattgtagatctttgctttatctttcatttgatgcaagtttcagtattttctgggtttatgactttgatgttcatcatgtgttcttgtgagtagttgcttaggatcttgaggatgggttaggctgggctgtgtttgaggtttgtttgctttggtcaagcttgattgttgtagatatcttctaggctagatgttcttaatgctgatcctatatctgagagggtagggtttgatttcaagcatattagcatcacaccaatgtttaagaagcatagataaggctagatctagagcttaccattaggcttgctaagagattagaggtcttgtttggtatgagacattttgcttaatgcctgcttgtgtagattctttactatgtgagaacaagtctagagatgcatgggtttgattgtttcttgccatgagagtggattaaacttgtcttagaaatatatgtctagagattagctcaagttgtttgagatttgttgaccaagttagataacctcAATTATttgtccagcccatgaatccctcctcaagaccttccttttttattgatttctaagtctgaatcctgttgtttgatcgttgtttgattcgttttggtattgctctatttttcttgtgttgctctgtttttcgcgtttgtccagctcgaccctgcactcgatctacactcgatcgagtgcttgctcgagctcatccccagaactgttgtttatgatttgtgtttgtttgtttcattctagttgcatttctgttgcattcacttagtgttctgttcattacttgctttgcattagttcaatacttgcattaccatagtttctatttatgttctagcttcatagttgtcataatcattttgttccatttgcatttagctcctagttcttgtagttttactttatgcactttacatttcattgtaggattgttagtgacaaacatcctttacatctggcttgacttagactcatatgcacatcttgattgttcacaaacactcagattggattgacacctcttatactgcaactgcataaggggaattgaaacaccttaccatccattcattcatatctcaccattgcatacatccatcAATCCATCACCACAAATATAccaagtttcaatttggcgccgttgcccatttgagtgtgtttttgtgacatttaggatcaatattagtctaagataaagttcgtttatccacttgtgaagttactgaactcgaatcttcttttgcttggctgtcttgagtttcaggtacccactcgaccaccactcgaccgagtagtgattgagcacttgatcgagtcagacaGCGTATCTAAATAgacaccacttcccagtcgactcgaccacccactcgagcttGCGCTCAACCGTGTACCTAttcgagtctgtactcgtgtttgttgatgcacacaaggtcaaaggGGAAAGgcaatcttcaaaggcctattgacaacatccacagactgcaaaagggtttgagacataagcaaagaagagtagttccAGAACAACAAGGGAATCCAATCAttatggagcaacaagatccagttccaagaccaaggaacattggtgctggagatgcacccaacacacacaaccagagagctggtattgtgcctcccacagtagcaaacaataattttgagatcaaaagtggactgatctccatgattcaagccaacaaattccatgggttgccaatggaggatcctctagaccaccttgatgaatttgatagaatatgtggtctcacaaagattaatggagtgactgaagatggattcaagttgaggctcttcccattttcacttggagacaaggctcacctttgggagaagactcttcctactggagcaataaccacatgggatgcttgcaagaaggctttcttggcaaaattcttctcaaatacaaggactgctagattgaggaataaaatttctgggtttgctcaaaggaacaatgagagcttttgtgaagcttgggagagattTAAAGGGTtccagactcagtgtcctcaccatggcttcagcaatgagtccctacttagcactttgtatagaggagtgcttcccaagatcaggatgcttcttgatacaacttctaatggcaacttcctcaacaagaatgtggaagaaggatgggaattagttgagaatcttgctcagtctgatgggaattacaatgaggactatgacagaacagtAAGGTCATCATCCACTGATCAAGAgaacaagtacaagaaggatttgaagatggttaatgagaagcttgacaagatcctccttagccaacaaaagtccattcacttcattggtgaaaaagaggttcaagttcaagagggagagaatgagtttgctgagctctgttatatgcaaaaccagggtggattcaaaggctacaaccaaggagggttcacgaacaacaacctctcctatagaagcaacaatgtagctaatccacaagaccaagtctatccacctcaacagcctcaacaacagaacaactatgtccccaaacaacaacatcaagtgttccagcctcagttgtgtcccccaccagggtttcagactaaccaaggccaagaacaagacttaagagccatgatgcaacagttgttgattgggtaaacacaaggaaagattgaggaatcCAAACAGTTTGCtaagttgaatcaaaggctcacatcccagtataatgacattaacatgaagtttgaaggtctcaactctagagtgaagtttatggagagcaacattgcctctacttcagttcctaaacccaaccaattccctggaaaagctgttcaaaatccaagggagtttactgcaaaagccatccacatctctgatgaggaagtcactgaggatagtgaagtccaagtttgggggaattcatcagttactgaagccccaagtgacgtttgtgcaaagcaaatGGAGTCCgacattgcactcgaccaggaaCTCGaactgccactcgaccgagtgcatgctcgagtggtcgatcgagctgaagacTCCGAAGCTGtaaagcctgctaagtacattcctcctgcttacaaaccgcctctaccattcctaggacgtttcaaagcacaaaagcttaaggagcttagggaaatcattgagagaaaggaaatgatggttaagcaacaagaggatgagagagttttgaaagaagaagctgtggttgagaaacaagaggaagtgatggccatacaagagatcatcattgcttaccaagaagaggagagaggacctgccttggaacagtatgaaccatatcctctctataaagattttttgcttgatttgtcaaagaagaaggttcaagctcaagatgagaaggatcttgaggaccttggaggagtgatcatcccaattaagcttaaggatccagggccattctatctgccttgcacactcagttaccttcactacaaccaatgcctttgtgatttgggagcctcaATCAGTGTGATGCCCCACTCCATAgaacaaaagcttgggcacactgacttcaaatccaccaaccttcatatatgcctagctgatggttcaaatagagatgtggttggcaaatTGGAGAACATTCCAGTAAAGATAGGGagagcaagggttcatacagattttgtggtattggagatggacaaggaacctgaagatcctatcattcttgggaggccattcttagccactgttggagcagttattgatgtcaaggaaggtcttgtgaccttgaacattgctgagggtatagctatgaagttcaacatctataacccaaccaaccttcctaccattgatgatcaggcttttactatcaaggacaaaggtggtcaagaaggtttaagtgataaggcaactccaaaggctgagctctctcttcaagaacattctgtggaaaagcttaagagttcagttcaagagttgactggtatggttaaggatctccaagGCAAgttaaacaagaggtctttgaggaaagcaagaccaagactcaaaATCAAGAANCATTCCAGTAAAGATAGGGagagcaagggttcatacagattttgtggtattggagatggacaaggaacctgaagatcctatcattcttgggaggccattcttagccactgttggagcagttattgatgtcaaggaaggtcttgtgaccttgaacattgctgagggtatagctatgaagttcaacatctataacccaaccaaccttcctaccattgatgatcaggcttttactatcaaggacaaaggtggtcaagaaggtttaagtgataaggcaactccaaaggctgagctctctcttcaagaacattctgtggaaaagcttaagagttcagttcaagagttgactggtatggttaaggatctccaagGCAAgttaaacaagaggtctttgaggaaagcaagaccaagactcaaaatcaagaagaaatagggtttgtgtgttaagggtgaggtgatcaaggatcaacttcacagtgatcaagaggttccagggaggatttcattacctccttggtatctagaccaGGCCTAAGAAAGCAACCAAAGttaagcttagtgactctaaacaagctcactagggaggaagtccctaaggtatcctttgtaaatatgctttattttcttagtagttttgatgtgttttgttttatgtttatgttggacaggccttttaatgaaagtgtagatgggtatggagaaatTTGGACTTAGAGAAGTAGAtacgcaagcccactcgaccaccccactcgagcatgcactcgaccgagtccagGTCGATCGccgtcgtcgagctgccccaaactCCACCTCCAAGtgatcaacaagaccccaactacaattttgacagcatgcaagaggatgtggacaacttcttctccaatccttga from Camelina sativa cultivar DH55 chromosome 2, Cs, whole genome shotgun sequence includes the following:
- the LOC104749500 gene encoding uncharacterized protein LOC104749500, whose protein sequence is MYKPLFLRIVSSIENGVPYFTQRRDATGRLGLSALQKCTAAIRMLAYGCAADALDEYLRLAKTTAHKCLEKFVDGEINLFGDEYLRRPTSEDLQRLLNIGEHRGFPGMVGSIDCMHWEWKNCPTA